A window of Natronobacterium texcoconense genomic DNA:
CGAGCGTGACGCGGCTCCGGGTCCTGACAGCGGAGGCGTTGCGGGCGAACTCCCGAACGTCGTCGACGAGCCGTTCGGCCCGATCGAGCGTCTGCTCGACGGACTCCTCCGCGAGCGGGAACTCCCACTCGAGTTCGGCGTCGTCCTCGAGTGCGTCGGCGACGGTCTCGAGCTGGCGTTTCAGGTCGTTCGAGAGGACGTTCGCAACCCCCTCGAGCCGTTCGGTCTGGCGCTCGAGTTCCTCGGTCCGATCCCGGAGAACCCGCTCCCGGTCGGCGCGGTCGAGCGCAGCACGCGTGTTCTCGGCCAGCGTCGAGAGCAACTCGACGTCGGTCTCGTCGAACCGGTTCGGCTCGAGCGAGCCGGTCATGAGCACGCCGTGGGTGCCGATCGGTGCGATGATCTCGGACCGCAACGGCGTCGAGGGGTTGTAGAGGTCCTCGTCTTCGGCCAGATCGTCGAACCGTTCGACCTCGCCGGCCTCGAAGACGTTCCAGACGAGCCCATCGCCGGGGTTGAACCGTGGCAGACCACCGAACTCCTCGTACGCGCCGGCGGTGCCAGCGACTGGTTCGAGATAACCGTGTTCCTCCTCGAGCAGCCAGATGCCGCTGATCGGCAGGTCGAGCAGGTCGCTCCCCGAGTGGACGGCGATCGCACAGATCTCCTCGGGGTCGTCGGACTCGAGCAGCCACCGGGTGACTTCGTGCAGCGACGCGGCGACGCGTTCGTACTCGTGCTGGTCGGTGATATCCCGGATGATCGCGGCGATCGTCGCTTCGTTGTCTTCGATCGGGACGATCCGAATTTCGGCCATCCGATCGTCGCCGTCGGCGTCGGTTATCGAGGCCTCGAGCTGGCGTTTCGCGGTGTTGCCGACGTCGACGTCGGCGATCGCACGCCCCATCTCGACGGCGTCTTCGTCGTCGATGCCGGCCCGCGCGGGGACGACTTCGACGTGTTCGCCGACGAGGTCGTCGCGATCCCGGCCGAGGAGTCGTTCCATCGCGTCGTTGACCGAGACGATCTCTCGGGTCGGGTCGAGCGTGACGACGGCGTCGTCGATGGCCTCGATGACGGCGGCGTGCTGTGCGATGGTGGTTTCCTGCTCTTTCCGCTCGGTGACGTCACGCATGTACACCGACAGCCCCGTCTCGGAGGGGTAGGCTCGTGCTTCGAACCAGGTCTCGAGGTGGGTGTGATACACCTCGAAGGAGACGGGGACCTGTTCGTCCATCGCCCGATGGAAGCCGTCGGGGAACTGCGTCTCGACGGTCTGGGGGAACTCGTCCCACATGACTCGGCCGATCAGGTCCGACCGGGAGCGTTTCAGTAGCGTCTCGGCGCGTTCGTTGAGGTAGGTAAACCGGAAGTCGGTGTCGAGCGCGAAGAACGCGTCCGTAACGCGGTCGACGACGGGAACGGATCGCGACGTCACGGTTTTTCACCCGAAGGTGTCCCGTCCCAGTGGTGGCCGTTTCGAACGCGATCAGTTCTCGTCGTAACCATCTACGGACAGTCTAGTTCTACTTGGTGGAGCCAATATTTCAGTGTCGTGGCTTTCCAGCGTGCTGTCCTGTTACTTTTCATACAGAGGCAGCGCGGAAACCCACGGCTTTAGCCGTGGGAGAAAGCGCGCCACTTGTGAATCCAACCACGCATCCAGACACGGCTGACTCCCCAGTGCAAAACTCACTCTTTAAATAATATTGTTCCAATATTTGAACTATGACGGTCGTCAGGAACCTCGAAATCAAGCTCGACGTTGCCGACGAGGACTACCCTGTCCTCGATGAGACGTTCGAGCAATTCCAGCAAGCCGCACAACACGCCGCGGACTACGGCTGGTCTGACGACCCAACCCAGATAATCGACAGCAAAAACAAACTCCACGACGCCACATACTCCGACGTACGCGAGCAAACAGAGCTCACTGCAAACCACGTCCAAGCGGCTCGCAGCCTCGCTGCGAACGCACTTAGTAACTGCAAAGACCGTCTCCTTGAAGACGAAAAGAACGCCAGCAAACCCGAGTTCCGCGGCACTGTCGTCGTCTACGACGGTCGGACTATCACGTACAACGACGACCACTGCACGCTGTCTACCGTGGATAGTCGTGTCTCCGCTGAATACATCATTCCAGATGACACGCGTGGTACTCCGTTCGAGGAATACTGGGGGCATTCAAAGTGGGGATGCGGTGAGGCCACGCTACACAAGCGTGACGGCACGTACTACTTGCACGTGTCGATGAAAAAGGAACGCGAGAAAGACGAGGCGTCTGCGACCGAGTACGGAGCGGTACTCGGCGTAGACCTCAACGTTGACGGCTACCTCGCTGTCACCTCAACAGGCGCGTTCCTCGGCAACACAGACTACCTCAACCACAAGCGCAAGGAGTACGAACGTCGTCGTGGAAAATTGCAACAGACAGGTACTCGAAGTGCCCACTTGACGCTGAAATCCATCGGCGACCGCTTCTCGAATTGGAGCGAGGACTACTTGCATCGCGTCGCACTTGCACTGGTTCTTGAAGCCCGGCGGCACGAGTGTGACGCGATAGCGTTCGAGAACTTGAAACATATTCGGGAGCGTATCTCGAGCGCGTCCAAGTTCCAGCAGTGGGCGTTCAACAAGCTCCAATCTCTCGTCGAGTACAAGGCCGAAGAGTACGGTATCCTCGTAGACGACGTGAAGCCACAATACACGTCGCAGCGATGCAGTCACTCAGAGTGTGGCTTTACGCACGAGGATAACCGTGATGGAGACGAGTTCGAGTGTTTGAATTGTGGGAAGGAACTCCACGCGGATTACAATGCTGCTCGGAATATTGCGTGGCGGCTTGTCCAGCATTGGCTCAAGTCTGGTGCTGGACGGGCGGACTGTCAGGTCGCCCTGAAGTCAGGGACGGTGAACGCGAACGGCGAGTTTTCGCCTACCACGGGTTCTAGTGGTCAGAGCGGGAGTCCACTGACAAGCCCACCGCTTTAGCGGTGGGTACCTGACATGAGAGGATTATGGTAGTGGCCGACATCGTTATCGTATGGAGACCGACACGATCTACAACGGCCTGCTGGTGGGACAGGTACTCGGGGCAGTGATCCTCGTCACCGGCCTCTTTCAGGGTGGGCTCACGCCCGTGACGATCGCTGGCGGTGTGATACTCTTTCTCGCAATCATGGGTGTGGCAGCGATGGCGATCGCAGTCGACACCGACGAACGCGCGTCGGACGGTGGAATACCCCGCTCCGGTTCGAGCCAGCGGAACCGATGAACGAAAACGAACGATCCAGTAACGCTTGGTAATCCTTTCATGAACGTTTATAGAGCCGATAGAAACGGTCCGCAACGATTCTTTTGTTCATCGAGATACAGTATGAGCTATTTATATATACTTTGAATTTAGACGTTGTATCAGCACCAAAACGAGCGGTCGGAAGGGGCCAAATGGTCGGCAGTGCGTACGATGGGTGCACTGGTGCAGTCAGCCCTCGACCGTTCAGGGGTGTCAAAAACAATGTTCGGTACATCAAATCGACGACAGTTCGGAACTGGAGAAGAGCGCGCAGTATCGCCCGTCATCGGAGTCATCCTGATGGTCGCGATTACCGTGATTCTGGCAGCCGTCATCGCAACCTTCGTCCTCGGCGTCGGCGACGACATTCAGCAGAGTCCGCAGGCCGGCGTCTCGATCGACGACAGCAACCAGAGTGCGGTCGACGTCTCCGTGACGTCGCTCGGAAACGCTGACGGCGTCGTCGTCGTCGAGGCGAGTACGGGTGAGTACGAGAACGAGGACCATATCCTCAATTCGACTGGAATGTCCTACACGTTCGACAGCGACAAGAGCGAAGTCAGCGGCGGAAGCTACACCGTTATAGCGTATTTCGGTGACGACCCCGACGATCCCGATACGCCAGTCGACGATCAGGTTACCGGGGCAGCCTCGATCGATAGCTTCGAAGTCGAAGAGTAATCCGGCTCCGTTCCTGCCGTTCTCCAATTCGTTATTCTTGGCAGTCGTTCGAACTCGAGACACGAACATGTACGCACCGCTACCAGGTCTGCATCCGAATCGGTCAGTATCGTTTAGTAGTTCCGTCGGAAACAGTCGCCCGCTTCCGATACGGAAGCGGCGTGTGGGGAGGTAACTCGAGCGGTAGGTGGTGGTTGCTCCCCACCGCACCTTACGGTGCAGTTCTCGTTAGGGAGACCCCTCACTTAGACCTAGTTAATTTTTCGTAGATTTGAGTGATAAGTTTCCGGTCGGTGTCCTCGACTAAAACGTCCGCCGCGTCTCGGACCAGATATCGGCGGACCGGCTACTCGAGCGGCCGACGTCGACGTCGAACGATCGGTCGTCGTCGAGCGCGATCGAGATATCGTCGAAGTCGGCGATATACCGGGATTTGTGGTGGCTGCCCTGTCGAACGCCGACGGTCTCAGTGACGAGGTTCGCCTCCGTCAGTCGGTCGAGTTTCCGGTAGGTCGTCGACAGCGGGAGGCCCGTCCGGTCGGCGAGTTCGTCGACCGTCAGCGGTTCCTCGAGGACGCCGACGATTTTTCGGCAGGCGTCGTCGTCCAGTGCCCCGACGACCGCGGCGATATCGGGGGATTCGTCGGACGACGAGAAACCCAGTGACATGCCGTGGTGTTGGGCGTGGATCCTAAAGACACGTTTGGTCGAAGAAGCCGCGAACGTGTTCGGGTTCCGAACGGTGCTTCGGCTGTCGGTGTCTACATATATCGTCGGGTCGACGGCCCGACTATGAGCGACGAGCGTACGTCCGACGGGACGGTCGAGAACACGCCAGGACAGGGACGAACACCCGAATCCGAACCGATCGAGCCGAAAGCACCCGAGGAGTTCGGCCTCGTTCAGGTCTGGTGGGGCGACGGCAAGGGGAAGACGACCGCCACGCTCGGGATGGGGATGCGCGCGGCTGGGCACGGCCACCGCGTCCACGTCCTCCAGTTCATGAAAGGCGGAGCCTCGAGCGTCGAGGCCGTCCGCGGCGAGTACAACGCTATCGCCGCCTTGCCGGGGATGAGCTACGAGAACCTCGGGCACTACGGCTGGCACGGGATGGCCGACGGTAGCGAGGACGAAAGCCACGAAGAACAGGCCCAGGCCGGTCTCGAGCGCGCCCGCGAGTTGCTCGCGGCCGCCTCGGAAGCCGACCTCGAGTCGGCGCTTCCGCTCGACGGGGTGCCCGAGGACGGCGTCCACATGCTGATCCTCGACGAGGTGCTCTACGCCGCGGATCGGGACCTGATCAGCGAGGACGACGTCCTCGAGTTGATCGATTCGAAACCCGACGGCCTCGAACTCGTGTTGTCGGGAAGTCACGCGGAGCCGACGTACCTGCAGGAGCACGCGGACCTGATCACGAACGTTCGCAAGCAAAAGCATCCGATCGAGGACGGCCAGCGCGCGCGACGCGGGACCGAGTTTTA
This region includes:
- a CDS encoding PAS domain-containing protein gives rise to the protein MTSRSVPVVDRVTDAFFALDTDFRFTYLNERAETLLKRSRSDLIGRVMWDEFPQTVETQFPDGFHRAMDEQVPVSFEVYHTHLETWFEARAYPSETGLSVYMRDVTERKEQETTIAQHAAVIEAIDDAVVTLDPTREIVSVNDAMERLLGRDRDDLVGEHVEVVPARAGIDDEDAVEMGRAIADVDVGNTAKRQLEASITDADGDDRMAEIRIVPIEDNEATIAAIIRDITDQHEYERVAASLHEVTRWLLESDDPEEICAIAVHSGSDLLDLPISGIWLLEEEHGYLEPVAGTAGAYEEFGGLPRFNPGDGLVWNVFEAGEVERFDDLAEDEDLYNPSTPLRSEIIAPIGTHGVLMTGSLEPNRFDETDVELLSTLAENTRAALDRADRERVLRDRTEELERQTERLEGVANVLSNDLKRQLETVADALEDDAELEWEFPLAEESVEQTLDRAERLVDDVREFARNASAVRTRSRVTLEHAVEEALAESRLDEGDVVVEQDAALRADSDRLVYLFETAFDDAAARAGVEQNSYGDVTVQIGVLGVEGSPRLRGFYLLDDAGDPPANAQERLLDPTASDESTVEGLGLALVRAIAEAHDWKLSIDAEANGRTRIEVRDVTTLEPQESENESESSPEPTWEVR
- a CDS encoding RNA-guided endonuclease InsQ/TnpB family protein, whose product is MTVVRNLEIKLDVADEDYPVLDETFEQFQQAAQHAADYGWSDDPTQIIDSKNKLHDATYSDVREQTELTANHVQAARSLAANALSNCKDRLLEDEKNASKPEFRGTVVVYDGRTITYNDDHCTLSTVDSRVSAEYIIPDDTRGTPFEEYWGHSKWGCGEATLHKRDGTYYLHVSMKKEREKDEASATEYGAVLGVDLNVDGYLAVTSTGAFLGNTDYLNHKRKEYERRRGKLQQTGTRSAHLTLKSIGDRFSNWSEDYLHRVALALVLEARRHECDAIAFENLKHIRERISSASKFQQWAFNKLQSLVEYKAEEYGILVDDVKPQYTSQRCSHSECGFTHEDNRDGDEFECLNCGKELHADYNAARNIAWRLVQHWLKSGAGRADCQVALKSGTVNANGEFSPTTGSSGQSGSPLTSPPL
- a CDS encoding winged helix-turn-helix domain-containing protein — protein: MSLGFSSSDESPDIAAVVGALDDDACRKIVGVLEEPLTVDELADRTGLPLSTTYRKLDRLTEANLVTETVGVRQGSHHKSRYIADFDDISIALDDDRSFDVDVGRSSSRSADIWSETRRTF
- a CDS encoding type IV pilin, yielding MFGTSNRRQFGTGEERAVSPVIGVILMVAITVILAAVIATFVLGVGDDIQQSPQAGVSIDDSNQSAVDVSVTSLGNADGVVVVEASTGEYENEDHILNSTGMSYTFDSDKSEVSGGSYTVIAYFGDDPDDPDTPVDDQVTGAASIDSFEVEE
- a CDS encoding cob(I)yrinic acid a,c-diamide adenosyltransferase, giving the protein MYRRVDGPTMSDERTSDGTVENTPGQGRTPESEPIEPKAPEEFGLVQVWWGDGKGKTTATLGMGMRAAGHGHRVHVLQFMKGGASSVEAVRGEYNAIAALPGMSYENLGHYGWHGMADGSEDESHEEQAQAGLERARELLAAASEADLESALPLDGVPEDGVHMLILDEVLYAADRDLISEDDVLELIDSKPDGLELVLSGSHAEPTYLQEHADLITNVRKQKHPIEDGQRARRGTEF